The Manihot esculenta cultivar AM560-2 chromosome 1, M.esculenta_v8, whole genome shotgun sequence genome has a window encoding:
- the LOC110622949 gene encoding probable inactive patatin-like protein 9 — protein sequence MELSKVTLEIFSKLEQKWLFHCDNAKKTRILSIDGGGTTGIVAGAALIHLEDQIRIKIGDPHARLADFFDIIAGTGIGALLAAMLAADDGSGRPLYTARDAVEFLSDKNSQLFKVKLAGFLHRRRLFSGKSIDEALKGAFRRDDGKILTLKDTCKPLLIPCFDLNSSAPFVFSRADASESPSFNFDLWKVCRATLATPSLFKPFNLKSVDGKISCCAIDGGLVMNNPTAAAVTHVLHNKRDFPSVNGVEDLLVLSLGSGPLSGSLSKRNNRRNGECSTSSVVNIVLDGVSETVDQMLGNAFCWNRSDYVRIQANGLRSGGLMGPKVEDEVLNERGVESLPFGGKRLLTETNGQRIESFAQSLVASGRSSLPPSPCKDSAGR from the exons ATGGAGCTAAGCAAAGTAACGCTGGAGATTTTTTCCAAGCTTGAGCAGAAATGGCTCTTTCACTGTGATAACGCCAAGAAAACGCGTATCCTCAGCATTGACGGCGGTGGAACTACCGGCATTGTTGCCGGTGCTGCTCTTATCCACCTCGAGGACCAGATCCGCATCAAAATTGGTGACCCTCATGCTCGACTCGCAGATTTCTTTGACATCATCGCCGGCACTGGCATCGGTGCTCTCCTTGCTGCCATGCTGGCCGCTGATGACGGCTCTGGCCGTCCTCTTTACACTGCCAGAGACGCGGTAGAGTTCCTCTCGGACAAAAACTCCCAGCTCTTCAAGGTCAAGCTCGCTGGATTCCTCCACCGACGCAGATTATTCTCAGGTAAGAGCATAGACGAAGCATTGAAGGGAGCATTCAGGCGAGATGACGGAAAAATCTTGACCTTGAAGGACACGTGTAAGCCTCTCCTCATTCCTTGCTTTGACCTCAACAGCTCTGCTCCCTTTGTTTTCTCCAGAGCAGATGCGTCAGAGTCACCGAGTTTCAACTTCGATCTTTGGAAAGTCTGCCGTGCTACGCTAGCCACGCCAAGCCTCTTCAAGCCGTTTAACTTGAAGTCCGTCGATGGAAAGATCTCTTGCTGCGCCATTGATGGTGGTCTTGTGATGAACAACCCAACGGCTGCGGCAGTTACACACGTGCTCCACAACAAGCGAGATTTCCCGTCAGTTAACGGAGTAGAGGATCTGTTGGTTCTATCCTTAGGTAGTGGTCCGTTAAGTGGATCGTTAAGTAAGAGGAATAACAGGCGTAATGGGGAGTGCTCGACTTCGTCTGTTGTTAATATTGTGCTTGATGGAGTTTCGGAGACTGTAGACCAGATGTTGGGGAACGCTTTTTGTTGGAACCGTTCAGATTACGTCAGAATCCAG GCAAATGGATTGAGGAGCGGTGGACTGATGGGCCCGAAAGTGGAAGACGAGGTGTTGAATGAGAGAGGCGTGGAGTCATTGCCGTTTGGCGGGAAGCGATTACTGACGGAGACGAACGGACAAAGAATAGAAAGCTTCGCGCAAAGCCTTGTTGCTTCAGGAAGGAGTAGCTTGCCACCTAGTCCCTGCAAGGATTCCGCCGGCCGTTAG